One stretch of Rhizobium rhizoryzae DNA includes these proteins:
- a CDS encoding helix-turn-helix domain-containing protein encodes MTPFGEALRELRKHKGVTQQQMAAALGVSSAYLSALEHGRRGRPSFDFLQRVAGYFHIIWDEAEALFRLAEQSDPRVVIDTGGLPPAYTAFANLLARRIGSLEPSVIQEMTMLLENAANKG; translated from the coding sequence GTGACCCCGTTCGGTGAAGCACTTCGCGAACTCCGCAAGCACAAAGGGGTAACCCAGCAGCAGATGGCGGCGGCGCTCGGTGTTTCCTCTGCCTATCTGTCTGCCTTGGAGCACGGGAGGCGAGGACGTCCCAGCTTTGATTTTCTCCAGAGAGTTGCCGGGTATTTTCATATAATCTGGGATGAGGCTGAAGCTCTTTTTCGGCTCGCAGAGCAATCAGACCCTCGGGTCGTAATAGATACAGGTGGCCTTCCGCCTGCTTACACAGCCTTTGCAAACCTTCTTGCGAGACGGATTGGCTCTCTGGAACCAAGCGTGATACAAGAAATGACGATGCTGCTGGAAAATGCCGCAAATAAGGGCTAA
- a CDS encoding bifunctional folylpolyglutamate synthase/dihydrofolate synthase, whose translation MNHIAVSEAEQVINELMMLHPKGYDMTLGRMRRLLDVLGNPQQRLPPVIHVAGTNGKGSVSAFCRALLEAAGHAAHVHTSPHLVNWHERYRIGSRQGPGQLVDDALLADALRRVAVANAGEPITVFEILTAAGFLLFSELPADAVILEVGMGGRLDCTNVIDHPAVSVIMPISFDHQAYLGDRVELIAAEKAGIIKKGCPVVIGRQEFDAAEEVLVATAERMGCPTSVYGQDYSAHEEFNRLVYQDEFGLADLPLPRLPGRHQLSNAAAAIRAVKAAGFEVTDAMMEKAMTSVEWPGRLQKLTEGELVALAPTEAEIWVDGGHNTGAGEVIAEAMASFEELRPRPLYLIIGMLNTKDPLNYFRAFTDIAEQVFTVPIRGSDAGLDPVALASSAYDAGLVAEPMSSVSDALKEIAERQLDDAAPPRILIGGSLYLAGNVLADNGTPPR comes from the coding sequence ATGAACCACATTGCCGTTAGCGAGGCGGAACAGGTCATCAACGAGTTGATGATGCTGCACCCCAAGGGTTACGACATGACCCTTGGAAGGATGCGGCGTCTGCTCGATGTGCTCGGCAATCCGCAGCAGCGCTTGCCTCCCGTCATTCATGTCGCCGGCACGAACGGAAAGGGCTCCGTCAGTGCCTTCTGCCGTGCGCTTCTGGAAGCTGCCGGGCATGCGGCGCATGTCCATACGTCACCGCATCTCGTCAACTGGCATGAGCGGTATCGCATCGGCTCACGTCAGGGGCCGGGGCAACTGGTGGACGATGCACTATTGGCGGATGCACTGCGTAGGGTCGCCGTTGCCAATGCTGGTGAGCCAATCACGGTTTTCGAGATCCTAACGGCCGCGGGTTTTCTGCTATTTTCCGAACTACCTGCCGATGCGGTTATCCTGGAAGTGGGGATGGGCGGCAGGCTCGATTGCACCAACGTCATCGACCATCCTGCAGTGTCCGTCATCATGCCGATTTCTTTCGATCATCAGGCCTACCTCGGCGACAGGGTCGAGCTGATTGCCGCGGAAAAAGCCGGTATCATCAAAAAAGGCTGTCCGGTCGTTATCGGACGACAGGAATTTGATGCGGCTGAAGAGGTTCTGGTGGCAACAGCCGAGCGTATGGGCTGTCCGACATCGGTCTACGGCCAGGATTATTCCGCCCATGAGGAGTTCAACAGGCTCGTCTATCAGGATGAGTTCGGCCTTGCCGACCTGCCCCTGCCGCGGCTTCCCGGTCGCCACCAGCTTTCGAATGCAGCCGCTGCTATCCGCGCAGTCAAAGCAGCCGGTTTCGAGGTCACGGACGCGATGATGGAAAAAGCGATGACCTCGGTCGAATGGCCCGGACGCCTTCAGAAGCTGACGGAGGGCGAACTCGTTGCCCTTGCGCCCACAGAGGCCGAAATCTGGGTCGACGGCGGCCATAATACAGGTGCAGGAGAGGTCATTGCGGAAGCCATGGCCTCCTTCGAGGAGCTTCGTCCCCGGCCGCTTTATCTGATTATCGGAATGCTGAACACGAAGGACCCTCTCAACTATTTTCGGGCCTTCACCGACATTGCCGAGCAGGTCTTTACAGTTCCGATCCGCGGCAGTGACGCAGGATTGGATCCTGTGGCGCTGGCATCATCAGCCTATGATGCAGGTCTGGTTGCCGAACCGATGTCCAGCGTTTCGGATGCTCTGAAAGAAATTGCCGAGCGACAACTTGATGACGCGGCCCCGCCGCGGATACTTATTGGCGGTTCGCTCTACCTTGCCGGAAATGTGCTGGCAGATAACGGCACACCGCCCCGGTGA
- the gyrB gene encoding DNA topoisomerase (ATP-hydrolyzing) subunit B, giving the protein MSDTPVSASAEYGADSIKVLKGLDAVRKRPGMYIGDTDDGSGLHHMVYEVVDNAIDEALAGHADLVTVTLNADGSVTVTDNGRGIPTDIHTGEGVSAAEVIMTQLHAGGKFDQNSYKVSGGLHGVGVSVVNALSVKLSLKIRRSGKIHEMSFTHGVADSPLVITGNYEGRSGTEVTFLPSGETFTKTEFDYGTLEHRLRELAFLNSGVRILLTDKRKSDIRQEEMLYDGGLEAFVRYLDRAKKPLVDKPVAIRGEKDGITVEVALWWNDSYHENVLCFTNNIPQRDGGTHMAGFRGALTRQVTSYADSSGILKKEKVSLQGEDCREGLTAVLSVKVPDPKFSSQTKDKLVSSEVRPVVENLVNEALSIWFEEHPSEAKILVGKVVEAAVAREAARKARELTRRKGALDIASLPGKLADCSERDPAKSELFLVEGDSAGGSAKQGRSRENQAILPLRGKILNVERARFDKMLSSQEIGTLITALGTSIGKDEFNADKLRYHKIIIMTDADVDGAHIRTLLLTFFFRQMPELIERGHLYIAQPPLYKVTRGKSVQYLKDEKALEEYLIGQGLEDTTLTLGSGEVRAGADLRDLIQDALRLRSLLDGLHSRYSRSIVEQAAIAGALNPELTDNPAKAQETADEVARRLDVIAEETERGWSGHVTGEGGLRFERMVRGVKEVAVIDVALIGSADARHIDQMTARLKEIYATPPILTLKDKTSEISGPRALLDSIFAAGRKGLSMQRYKGLGEMNAEQLWETTLDPNVRSLLQVKVNDATDADGLFARLMGDEVEPRREFIQDNALNVANLDI; this is encoded by the coding sequence ATGAGCGATACACCCGTCAGCGCGAGTGCAGAATACGGAGCCGATTCCATCAAGGTCCTCAAGGGGCTTGATGCTGTTCGGAAACGTCCGGGCATGTACATCGGCGATACGGACGATGGCTCCGGTCTGCATCACATGGTCTACGAAGTCGTGGATAATGCGATTGATGAGGCGCTTGCAGGACACGCTGATCTGGTGACAGTGACATTGAACGCCGATGGGTCAGTCACCGTCACGGACAATGGTCGCGGCATTCCGACGGATATCCACACCGGGGAGGGCGTGTCTGCGGCCGAAGTCATCATGACGCAGCTTCATGCGGGCGGTAAATTCGACCAGAATTCCTACAAGGTCTCCGGTGGCCTGCATGGCGTCGGCGTATCTGTCGTTAACGCGCTGTCTGTAAAGCTCAGCCTGAAGATCCGTCGTAGCGGCAAAATCCATGAGATGAGCTTTACGCATGGGGTGGCGGATTCCCCCCTGGTCATCACAGGCAACTACGAAGGCCGTTCTGGCACGGAGGTCACGTTCCTGCCAAGTGGAGAAACCTTCACCAAGACCGAGTTCGATTATGGAACGCTGGAGCACCGCCTGCGGGAATTGGCATTCCTGAATTCGGGTGTCCGCATCCTTCTGACGGACAAGCGCAAGTCCGATATCCGCCAGGAAGAAATGCTTTACGACGGTGGTCTGGAAGCTTTCGTTCGTTATCTGGATCGGGCGAAGAAGCCTCTGGTCGACAAGCCGGTTGCAATTCGTGGAGAAAAGGACGGCATCACCGTTGAGGTCGCGCTGTGGTGGAACGACAGCTATCATGAAAACGTGCTGTGCTTCACCAACAACATTCCGCAGCGCGATGGCGGAACGCATATGGCAGGGTTCCGCGGCGCCCTGACGCGTCAAGTCACGTCTTACGCGGATTCTTCTGGCATTCTGAAAAAGGAAAAAGTCTCACTCCAGGGTGAGGACTGCCGCGAGGGATTGACGGCCGTTCTGTCCGTGAAGGTGCCTGATCCAAAGTTCTCGTCCCAGACCAAGGACAAGCTTGTGTCGTCCGAGGTCCGCCCGGTTGTCGAAAATCTTGTGAACGAGGCTCTGAGTATCTGGTTTGAAGAGCATCCGTCTGAAGCGAAAATTCTGGTCGGGAAGGTTGTCGAGGCAGCAGTTGCCCGCGAAGCTGCCCGCAAGGCGCGCGAACTGACACGTCGTAAGGGCGCGCTCGACATCGCATCGCTGCCTGGCAAGCTGGCAGACTGCTCCGAACGTGACCCGGCCAAATCGGAACTCTTTCTTGTCGAGGGTGACTCGGCTGGCGGATCCGCCAAACAGGGACGTTCACGTGAAAACCAGGCTATCCTTCCTTTGCGCGGGAAGATCCTGAATGTTGAGCGCGCGCGTTTTGATAAAATGCTGTCGAGCCAGGAAATTGGCACGCTGATCACGGCACTTGGGACATCCATCGGCAAGGATGAATTCAATGCCGACAAGCTGCGTTATCACAAAATCATTATCATGACGGATGCTGACGTTGATGGCGCGCATATTCGCACGCTGCTTTTGACCTTCTTCTTCCGCCAGATGCCGGAACTGATCGAGCGCGGTCATCTCTACATTGCCCAGCCACCACTTTATAAAGTGACACGTGGGAAATCCGTTCAATACCTGAAGGATGAAAAGGCCCTTGAAGAGTATCTGATCGGGCAAGGTCTTGAGGATACGACCCTCACACTGGGCTCGGGGGAGGTCCGTGCTGGCGCTGATCTGCGAGACCTGATTCAGGACGCGCTTCGTCTGCGCTCTCTCCTGGATGGTCTCCATTCTCGCTACAGCCGGTCCATCGTCGAACAGGCAGCTATTGCTGGCGCTTTGAATCCGGAACTCACCGATAATCCTGCCAAGGCTCAGGAAACAGCCGATGAAGTTGCGCGCCGTCTCGATGTCATTGCAGAAGAAACCGAACGGGGCTGGTCCGGCCATGTCACGGGCGAGGGCGGACTTCGTTTCGAACGCATGGTTCGCGGCGTCAAGGAAGTCGCTGTCATTGATGTCGCGCTTATCGGGTCGGCGGATGCTCGCCATATCGATCAGATGACCGCTCGACTGAAAGAAATCTATGCGACCCCGCCGATCCTGACATTGAAAGACAAGACGTCGGAAATTTCCGGCCCTCGCGCCCTTCTGGACAGCATCTTCGCCGCCGGTCGCAAAGGTCTTTCCATGCAGCGATATAAGGGCCTTGGCGAAATGAACGCCGAGCAGCTCTGGGAAACGACGCTGGATCCTAATGTGCGCTCCCTTCTGCAAGTCAAGGTGAATGACGCAACCGATGCGGATGGCCTCTTCGCGCGCCTGATGGGGGATGAGGTAGAGCCTCGGCGAGAATTCATCCAGGACAACGCGTTGAACGTCGCGAACCTCGACATCTGA
- the trpB gene encoding tryptophan synthase subunit beta: MNQPLKPNSFRAGPDEDGRFGIYGGRFVAETLMPLILDLQDEWNKAKTDVEFQKELAHLGTHYIGRPSPLYFAERLTAELGGAKIYFKRDELNHTGSHKINNCIGQILLAKRMGKKRIIAETGAGQHGVASATVAARFGLPCVVYMGATDVERQAPNVFRMKLLGAEVKPVTSGHGTLKDAMNEALRDWVTNVDDTYYIIGTAAGPHPYPEMVREFQSVIGKEAREQMLAAEGRLPDMLVAAVGGGSNAIGLFHPFLDDDAVSIVGVEAGGKGLEGEEHCASLTAGRPGVLHGNRTYLLQDNDGQIKEGHSISAGLDYPGIGPEHSWLKDSGRVEYVPIKDDEALAAFQLLTRTEGIIPALEPSHALAEVIKRAPKMDKDQIILMNLCGRGDKDIFTVGKILGMGL; encoded by the coding sequence GTGAACCAGCCGCTCAAGCCGAATTCGTTTCGCGCCGGTCCTGATGAGGACGGTCGTTTTGGCATCTATGGCGGCCGTTTCGTCGCTGAAACCCTGATGCCTCTCATCCTTGATTTGCAGGACGAGTGGAACAAGGCAAAGACTGATGTGGAATTCCAGAAGGAACTGGCGCATCTGGGCACACATTACATCGGTCGTCCAAGCCCGCTCTATTTCGCAGAGCGTCTGACGGCCGAACTGGGTGGCGCGAAGATCTACTTCAAGCGCGATGAGCTGAATCACACAGGCAGCCACAAGATCAACAACTGTATCGGCCAGATCCTGCTTGCCAAGCGTATGGGCAAGAAGCGCATCATTGCAGAGACGGGTGCCGGTCAGCATGGCGTCGCCTCTGCAACGGTTGCTGCCCGTTTCGGTCTGCCTTGCGTCGTCTACATGGGTGCAACGGACGTCGAGCGGCAGGCCCCGAACGTTTTCCGTATGAAGCTTTTGGGCGCTGAAGTGAAGCCTGTGACATCTGGTCATGGCACGCTGAAGGACGCCATGAACGAAGCGCTGCGTGATTGGGTCACCAATGTTGATGACACCTATTACATCATCGGTACGGCGGCAGGCCCGCACCCCTATCCGGAAATGGTTCGAGAATTCCAGTCGGTCATTGGCAAGGAAGCACGCGAACAGATGCTGGCAGCCGAAGGGCGTCTGCCTGATATGCTGGTGGCAGCAGTCGGCGGCGGCTCAAACGCGATCGGTCTGTTCCATCCCTTCCTGGATGATGACGCGGTTAGCATCGTTGGCGTCGAAGCCGGCGGCAAGGGTCTTGAAGGTGAAGAGCACTGTGCCTCACTCACCGCAGGTCGCCCCGGCGTTCTCCACGGCAATCGTACTTATCTGCTGCAGGACAATGACGGCCAGATCAAGGAAGGCCATTCCATCTCGGCTGGTCTCGATTATCCGGGCATCGGACCGGAGCATTCCTGGTTGAAGGATTCAGGCCGCGTGGAATATGTGCCGATCAAGGATGATGAAGCGCTGGCAGCTTTCCAGCTTCTCACCCGCACTGAGGGCATCATCCCGGCGCTGGAGCCGAGCCACGCACTGGCGGAAGTCATCAAGCGCGCGCCGAAGATGGACAAGGATCAGATCATTCTGATGAACCTCTGTGGCCGTGGCGACAAGGACATCTTCACTGTCGGCAAAATTCTTGGAATGGGTCTCTGA
- the accD gene encoding acetyl-CoA carboxylase, carboxyltransferase subunit beta — MNWITNYVRPKINSMLGRREVPENLWIKCPETGEMVFHKDLEENKWVIPASGFHMKMPAKARLTDLFDGGVYENLPQPKVAQDPLKFRDSKKYSDRLKDSRVKTEQDDTILAGLGKVRGVKLVAVVHEFNFIGGSLGMAAGEAIVKAAERALAEKCPLVIFPASGGARMQEGILSLMQLPRTTVAVNMVKEAGLPYIVVLTNPTTGGVTASYAMLGDVHIAEPGAEIGFAGKRVIEQTLREKLPEGFQTSEYLLEHGMVDMVVKRHDIAPTLASLLKIMLKQPANSDQPVALSA; from the coding sequence GTGAACTGGATCACCAACTATGTGCGCCCAAAGATCAACTCGATGCTGGGCCGCCGGGAAGTGCCGGAAAATCTATGGATCAAATGCCCGGAGACGGGTGAAATGGTGTTCCATAAGGATCTGGAAGAAAACAAGTGGGTCATCCCCGCATCTGGCTTCCACATGAAGATGCCGGCAAAGGCCCGGCTAACCGATCTTTTCGACGGCGGCGTTTATGAAAACCTGCCGCAACCGAAGGTCGCTCAGGATCCGCTGAAGTTCCGTGATTCCAAGAAGTACAGCGACCGCCTCAAGGACAGCCGTGTGAAAACTGAGCAGGATGACACGATCCTTGCTGGTCTCGGAAAAGTGCGCGGCGTCAAGCTCGTCGCCGTGGTGCATGAGTTCAACTTCATCGGTGGGTCGCTGGGCATGGCAGCGGGCGAAGCAATCGTGAAGGCAGCCGAACGCGCTCTGGCGGAGAAGTGCCCGCTGGTCATCTTCCCGGCTTCCGGTGGTGCTCGCATGCAGGAAGGTATTCTGTCGCTGATGCAGCTTCCGCGCACCACGGTCGCCGTCAACATGGTGAAGGAGGCGGGGCTTCCGTATATCGTAGTGTTGACGAACCCGACGACCGGTGGGGTTACGGCCTCTTACGCCATGCTGGGTGACGTGCATATTGCCGAGCCAGGTGCGGAAATCGGCTTCGCCGGTAAGCGTGTGATCGAACAGACCCTGCGCGAAAAGCTGCCGGAAGGTTTCCAGACCTCTGAATATCTGCTCGAACACGGCATGGTCGATATGGTCGTCAAGCGTCATGATATTGCGCCGACGCTTGCCAGCCTTCTCAAGATCATGCTGAAGCAGCCAGCCAACAGTGATCAGCCTGTTGCCCTGTCCGCTTGA
- the trxA gene encoding thioredoxin — translation MATVKVDAANFQAEVLESSEPVVVDFWAEWCGPCKMIAPSLEEISTELAGKVKIAKLNIDENPDLAAKFGVRSIPTLAMFKGGEVADIKVGAAPKTALSSWISGAA, via the coding sequence ATGGCTACCGTGAAAGTTGATGCCGCCAATTTCCAGGCTGAAGTGCTGGAATCGTCCGAACCCGTCGTCGTTGATTTCTGGGCAGAATGGTGCGGCCCATGCAAGATGATCGCCCCAAGCCTTGAGGAAATCTCCACCGAACTGGCCGGCAAGGTCAAGATCGCCAAATTGAACATCGACGAAAACCCGGATCTGGCAGCCAAGTTTGGCGTTCGTTCAATCCCAACGCTTGCCATGTTCAAGGGCGGTGAAGTGGCTGACATCAAGGTTGGCGCTGCTCCGAAGACTGCGCTTTCCAGTTGGATTTCTGGCGCAGCCTGA
- a CDS encoding phosphoribosylanthranilate isomerase: MKPDIKICGLKTSDAVNLAVARGATHIGFIFFEKSPRHIDPLLAGTLADLVRGKAKIVAVTVDADNEELEEIIAFLKPDILQLHGSETAERVLNIKAVFGLPVMKAFSVRTVDDLRKIKAYEGLADRFLFDAKPPTGSELPGGNGVSFDWDIMAALDEDVDYMLSGGLNKENVGAALSKTHAPGIDISSGVESAPGVKDLDKMNAFFDAIEKWRLNASEGVAQ, from the coding sequence ATGAAACCAGACATTAAAATTTGCGGTCTCAAGACGTCTGACGCGGTCAATCTGGCCGTTGCCCGCGGCGCTACGCATATCGGCTTCATTTTCTTTGAGAAAAGCCCGCGCCATATCGATCCGCTTCTTGCCGGGACGCTTGCCGATCTTGTGCGCGGCAAGGCCAAGATCGTTGCCGTAACCGTCGATGCGGATAATGAGGAACTGGAAGAAATCATCGCCTTCCTCAAGCCGGACATACTTCAGCTTCATGGTAGCGAAACTGCCGAGCGCGTCCTGAACATCAAGGCCGTGTTTGGGCTGCCGGTGATGAAGGCTTTTTCCGTGCGCACGGTCGATGATCTGCGCAAGATCAAAGCCTACGAAGGGCTCGCCGATCGTTTTCTGTTCGACGCAAAGCCGCCAACTGGGTCAGAGCTTCCGGGCGGTAACGGTGTCTCGTTTGACTGGGATATCATGGCCGCGCTTGACGAAGACGTAGATTACATGCTTTCCGGTGGCCTCAACAAGGAGAATGTGGGAGCGGCGCTGTCCAAGACCCACGCTCCCGGCATCGATATTTCCTCCGGCGTGGAAAGCGCGCCTGGTGTGAAGGATCTGGACAAGATGAACGCCTTTTTCGATGCAATCGAAAAATGGCGGCTAAATGCATCAGAGGGAGTTGCACAGTGA
- the trpA gene encoding tryptophan synthase subunit alpha codes for MTARMDKRFADLKAEGRPALITYFMGGDPDFETSLGIMKALPEAGADVIELGMPFSDPMADGPAIQMAGHRALAKGQTLARTLDMAREFRKTDQNTPIVLMGYYNPIYNMGVETFLDEAVAAGIDGLIVVDLPPEMDDELCIPALARDINFIRLATPTTDDRRLPKVLENTSGFVYYVSMNGITGSALPDLSKIAGAVHRIKSHTDLPVCVGFGVKTADHAKAIGAAADGVVVGSAIVAQVAGSLTADGEATEHTISAVATLVRGLASGVRSARLVAAE; via the coding sequence ATGACTGCACGTATGGACAAGCGTTTTGCTGATTTGAAGGCTGAGGGACGCCCGGCGCTCATCACATATTTCATGGGCGGAGATCCGGATTTCGAGACTTCGCTGGGTATCATGAAGGCTCTTCCGGAAGCCGGCGCGGATGTGATCGAGCTTGGCATGCCATTCTCGGATCCGATGGCCGATGGCCCGGCAATCCAGATGGCCGGTCACCGTGCCTTGGCCAAGGGTCAGACACTGGCGCGTACGCTGGACATGGCGCGTGAGTTCCGCAAGACAGATCAGAACACGCCGATTGTCCTGATGGGTTATTACAATCCTATCTACAACATGGGCGTCGAAACCTTCCTGGATGAAGCGGTCGCGGCGGGCATCGACGGCCTTATCGTTGTCGACCTGCCACCGGAAATGGATGACGAACTTTGCATCCCGGCGCTTGCGCGTGACATCAACTTCATTCGTCTCGCAACGCCGACGACCGATGATCGCCGCCTGCCCAAGGTGCTCGAAAACACATCCGGCTTTGTCTACTACGTTTCGATGAACGGTATCACGGGCTCTGCTCTTCCGGATCTCTCCAAGATTGCGGGTGCCGTCCATCGTATCAAGTCCCATACGGATTTGCCAGTCTGCGTTGGCTTTGGCGTCAAGACCGCCGATCATGCCAAGGCAATCGGTGCCGCTGCGGATGGAGTCGTCGTCGGCTCCGCCATTGTTGCGCAGGTTGCAGGCAGCCTGACTGCGGATGGCGAGGCCACCGAGCATACGATTTCAGCCGTTGCGACGCTTGTTCGCGGCCTTGCGAGTGGCGTGCGGTCCGCACGTCTTGTCGCAGCCGAGTAA
- a CDS encoding DUF2852 domain-containing protein, translated as MNQSALIRPDWTPATIALMVLGFVIFWPLGLAMLAYILFGERLRDFKRTANERADGMFSSFRRSSRRYGPSYSTGNVAFDDWRKAEMDRIEEQRRKLDEMRDEFDSYLRELRRAKDQEEFDRFMRERSNRGPETHYPTV; from the coding sequence ATGAATCAGTCAGCATTGATCCGTCCGGATTGGACTCCGGCAACCATCGCACTGATGGTTCTCGGCTTCGTCATTTTCTGGCCGCTGGGTCTAGCAATGCTCGCATACATCCTGTTCGGCGAACGACTGCGCGATTTCAAGCGAACCGCAAATGAACGTGCCGATGGGATGTTCTCATCTTTCCGCAGATCCAGCCGTCGCTATGGCCCGTCCTACTCAACAGGCAATGTTGCGTTTGACGACTGGCGCAAGGCGGAAATGGACCGGATTGAAGAGCAACGCCGCAAGCTTGATGAAATGCGTGATGAGTTCGATAGTTATTTGCGGGAACTACGCCGTGCAAAGGATCAGGAGGAGTTTGACCGCTTCATGCGCGAACGCTCCAACAGAGGTCCGGAAACGCATTATCCGACTGTATAA
- a CDS encoding polyhydroxyalkanoate depolymerase — protein MFYQLYELNHAAMAPLRASTEAMRFFYSNPLNPLSQTPLGRSVSASLEVFERATRRYGKPEFGLPTTTVDGHTVKVTEKVVWSKPFCNLLHFERALPASRVPDPRILIVAPMSGHYATLLRGTVEALMQGADVYITDWQDARNVPITEGTFDLDDYIDYVIEMLHHLGPDTHVVAVCQPSVPVLAAVAVMDAANDPFVPSSMTLMGGPIDTRINPTAVNQLAQDRPLKWFKDNVIMTVPWPLAGFMRPVYPGFLQLSGFMSMNLDRHLIAHKEFYEHLVKNDGESAEKHRDFYDEYLAVMDLTAEFYLQTVDTVFIKHALPKGEMMHRTNPVDTKAIKNVALLTIEGENDDISGVGQTHAAQTICSSIPAEMRMHYVQPDVGHYGVFNGSRFRREIAPRILSFTREHSKALRKNAPPRVIKGGKSG, from the coding sequence ATGTTCTACCAGCTTTATGAGTTGAACCACGCCGCGATGGCGCCGCTGCGCGCCTCGACAGAAGCGATGCGCTTCTTCTACAGCAATCCTCTTAATCCACTGTCGCAAACTCCCCTTGGCAGAAGTGTCTCGGCATCGCTTGAAGTGTTCGAGCGCGCCACACGTCGCTATGGAAAGCCAGAATTCGGTTTGCCGACCACCACAGTCGATGGGCACACCGTCAAGGTTACAGAGAAGGTGGTCTGGTCAAAGCCATTCTGCAACCTTCTCCATTTCGAGCGCGCTCTCCCAGCATCCCGTGTGCCCGACCCCAGAATTCTGATTGTTGCGCCGATGTCCGGCCATTATGCGACGCTGCTGCGCGGCACTGTCGAAGCCCTGATGCAAGGCGCGGATGTCTACATCACAGACTGGCAGGACGCCCGCAACGTTCCGATCACGGAAGGGACGTTCGATCTCGATGATTACATCGATTACGTCATCGAAATGCTTCATCATCTGGGTCCGGATACGCATGTGGTTGCGGTTTGCCAGCCATCCGTTCCGGTTCTTGCTGCTGTTGCAGTCATGGATGCGGCCAACGATCCCTTTGTACCATCCTCCATGACGTTGATGGGCGGTCCAATCGACACGCGCATTAACCCCACGGCCGTGAACCAGTTGGCACAGGATCGCCCGCTCAAGTGGTTCAAGGATAACGTCATCATGACGGTACCATGGCCGCTCGCCGGTTTCATGCGACCTGTGTATCCAGGATTTCTACAACTGTCCGGCTTCATGTCGATGAACCTCGATCGTCACCTGATCGCGCACAAGGAATTCTACGAACACCTGGTGAAAAACGATGGTGAGTCGGCTGAGAAGCATCGCGACTTCTACGACGAATATCTGGCGGTCATGGATCTGACAGCGGAGTTCTACCTGCAAACGGTGGACACCGTTTTCATCAAGCACGCGTTGCCGAAGGGCGAAATGATGCATCGGACAAATCCAGTCGATACGAAGGCGATCAAGAACGTCGCTCTTCTGACGATCGAGGGCGAGAACGATGATATCTCCGGCGTGGGTCAGACTCATGCTGCACAAACCATTTGCTCCAGTATTCCCGCAGAGATGCGGATGCACTACGTGCAACCGGATGTTGGCCACTACGGCGTGTTCAACGGTTCTCGCTTCCGTCGCGAAATCGCCCCACGAATTCTTTCCTTCACACGCGAACACTCAAAGGCACTGCGCAAGAACGCTCCGCCGCGGGTGATCAAGGGCGGAAAGAGCGGCTGA
- a CDS encoding M48 family metallopeptidase: MFSLLRKPARKKPKPLRVEERSLQVGDRMMPLVIKEHATASRMTLRIDAGGRGLKLTIPRGLKSREVEDFLVRHDGWLRAKLAKFSGDQTIRPGTRLPLRGNLHRIVHTGTLRGLTEVDMEDGEPVIRVSGLEDHVARRLSAFLKKEARYDLERLAAYHAASIGRSIRSITMKDTRSRWGSCTWDGNLSFSWRIVMAPDFVIDYLAAHEVAHLREMNHGPAFWALCKSLCPRTEEARRWLKTNGSQLHALDFGEKG; the protein is encoded by the coding sequence ATGTTTTCACTCCTCCGAAAACCCGCCCGAAAAAAGCCAAAGCCTCTTCGTGTTGAGGAACGTTCGCTCCAGGTTGGCGATCGGATGATGCCGCTCGTCATCAAGGAACACGCGACCGCAAGCCGGATGACATTGCGTATCGATGCGGGCGGACGCGGTTTGAAGTTGACGATCCCACGTGGCCTGAAAAGCAGGGAAGTTGAAGATTTTCTCGTCCGGCACGATGGCTGGTTGCGAGCCAAGCTGGCCAAGTTCAGCGGTGATCAGACGATCCGCCCGGGCACGCGGCTGCCCTTGCGCGGAAATCTGCATCGGATTGTCCACACAGGCACGCTGCGCGGTCTGACGGAGGTTGATATGGAAGACGGAGAGCCGGTCATTCGGGTCAGCGGCCTGGAAGATCATGTGGCTCGGAGATTATCCGCCTTTTTGAAAAAAGAGGCGCGTTACGATCTGGAGCGCCTGGCCGCCTACCACGCAGCGAGCATCGGCAGATCGATACGCTCCATCACCATGAAAGATACGCGGAGTCGCTGGGGCTCCTGTACCTGGGACGGCAATCTTTCCTTTTCTTGGCGCATCGTCATGGCGCCGGATTTCGTCATAGACTATCTCGCCGCCCATGAGGTGGCGCACCTACGCGAGATGAACCACGGTCCGGCCTTCTGGGCTCTCTGCAAGTCGCTTTGTCCTCGCACGGAGGAGGCACGTCGCTGGTTGAAAACCAATGGGTCGCAACTGCACGCGCTTGACTTCGGTGAGAAGGGATAA